The genomic interval ggaagttttgatgtgatagaaaagttggaagtttgaagaaaaagttagaaactaaACCTTGCCTAAACACGGCCATACTCATCAATCCATCTTGGGCcaagtttagttcccaactttttcttcaaacttccaacttttccatcacatcaaaggttgtgtttagttcacaccaaaattaaaagtttggttgaaattggaacgatgtgacggaaaagttggaagtttatatgtgtagaaaagttttgatgtgatagaaaagttggaagtttgaaaaaaaactttggaacttgttaaagttagtcgatatagcggaacaACGACTAACCTTCCCGATCGCTTCAGTCATTGATCACCTAAGACATGTGTTGAtacgaaaaacacacactggcctgggagatctgcttagcttcAGTGCAGGTTgctgagatgcgggcgtgccagttagtttgatcctgcaactgacaagatattcaaataatagatcaatgagccgatcggctgacaagccgatggagcaatctcagccgatgccgataccagccgatagcgatagggttttgatcaatcggctatatgttcaacgtagataatgatataaaggcaattgactgatgataatataatatagcaatataatccagtagaaaccaatcagCTAACAATATgatgtaaataatgatataaaggcgatcggctgatgatgataaataacaataatatagcaatatcaTCCAGtggaaaccaatcggctaataatgatatgatagataAACATCAAtccaaaggttaaagcatacatcggctgtaGGTCGattgtcataaaatccacaagattagattaaatagtgaaacctttgttccgatcagctaaatccaacttatatgtatatgcaatccttacaagccgatgcaacgtacagataacttatcggctagcaccccgataaaatattagcatgaacctatcggcttaacaagacttatattatcaacaacaatatagtaggtcgaacctaactgatgcagcacgagattgtatatgataatctaatactcgatgagccgatagatctatctaatgtgatggatataacaaatctatttagaacagcaCTGTGATCGTAGAGATATATcagctaagacagaagatcgaACCTACCTAACcaagacagtcccaactaaaccgatgtgtCTCTAAACataatgcaattagagatagaattgagatatcaggtaggcggATATAttaaccaaaccagagcgatccaagagatcgaagcgatgcagccttgaacaacaccaatatagccgacagattcaccagggccgacggaacgtaggacttaccccttcgccagaGATCgaaaaccgatgcagccccgcgtcaggtgccaagttccgtcggatgataagtaaaaacctcgggaaaGAGGGTGGCAATGCGCCAAGAGCAGTTGTATTGATCTGTGTGATAAATTACATAGAccccaggtgtacatatttatacccatggattgatacaagtccttgtcggacaagaaagaaactttcctaaagataaaagaaaaacataaagtccttatcggacactaaacacactttcctaaagataaaaggaaactaacaaactattcctaattaatagataaactgccatgccgcatctttcttgaactcggactcttctggataaatTCCCCTTAGTTGATCCGACTCCATCGAGAACACGGTTCCTGGCGATTTGACGACTCCCATTGGCTGATTCCAtaactctgaagccgatactgactctaaactgatgatgactttgggcttaccaaatttcgtcgttaacaacatgccagatgacgacataggaacacacgatatttgttaacgaggttcagccgaagcaTACATCCCCGGGGCtttgattatgggcgctcctccccaaccaatatagctcctagccgctacgagtctatggcctcgccgccatcctctCCCTGCATGTCTACGATATATTGTAGTCGCCATagttacattgtggtgcccccctctctatttaagagagatgacGGGTTACAGAGTTCGACTCTAACTCCACCCtctaacacctattacaactccaagtccaactgtaaccaaataggactagtatattcgacacctattctaatagaactaaacacggcgaaaattttcctacacacataaactttcaacttttttcttcaaacttccaattttagtcaaacttccaattttgacgtggaactaaacacaaccttggTACAAATCATCATGCAGGGGCATGAaaacttccattttttttcttgggagtGTCAGTCACTTTTCTCATCCCTTGGATGACAATCCAATGGCTCTTATCATTCCCACTATTAATTATTCAAAAGAAAATCCTTTATTTTCACAAATAAAAGATTAAACAAAAAATTGCACTGACCtaacatggaataaattatcaagttataaataaatacatgtaaAAGTATCCAACTTGGATAAACATAAATCTACAACGACAAAATCAGGGCTAGAATGAACAAAACTTGCAGAATGCATAGCACTAAATTAAATTTAGTGTAGGCTTAGCAATATGTATGTCGAGGgatgatcctctctagcgggaggtcgtgagacccccctttcatgagttcggccgggggaagaaGCTCGCCTCTAGAAACCACGTATCCGTCCCTAAGGCTACTAGCTAGCTCGCACACAATcaaattatacaggttcgggccgctgagaggcgtaataccctactcttgtgtTTGGGATTTAGATTgagagttacaagggttcctaaactcgGGAGAACACTCTTCTCCTAGAGCTCAAGTTCTTTGAGGGTCGTCCCCtctctcggtgggcaaggtcctccttttatacctcaaggggataccacatgcaccgcctctacctactcttctttcGGGTGGGGACCCACCCTATCTTGACTGGAACTCGACCcgtgccttcgcctggaagctaaGCCACAGCTTGTCCTTGAGTGGGGCCTAACGCCGTCCCtcacctgacacgggggacaaccctgtcattccctcattaataggtgaagacttgtggtggccgccgtcCGAATGACCCTCCGAtaggacgggtcatacctacctccactctgCCGGAAGCAGACGCGACGTGGGAGCACGGTTGTCGGTCCAATCAGACGTGACCGGCGTCaagccggtcacagaccggtcattctTGACTATGGCGCGTCAGCTTAGCACGTCGCACGTCTGCCTCATTGCATTAAATGCGACAGGGGGTAGTTGGGGCGTTGCGCTCATTAAAGGAGGCTCAGCCTGGGCCCCCTCCTCGCTCGCTCCCCCCACCAAATGGcggctgggcgagggcctcggggcaaagcggtgcaagggcccgaggggcatgacgtggcaccccgaggcctcGACCCCCCGGCCGCTCCTGCGGTTCGCGGACTGCGGGGACAGGACTAGGCTGTAGGGACACATGGCAGGATGGGAAGGTAGATTCCCCACacttcgcatacccccgggcctATATCTCCGACAATGTAGTTTTAGCCAACTGAAAAACTATGACcctattcttttcttcaactAAAGTTggataaaattatataaatttccATGCCCCTGAAATGCAGCGGAAACCCTTCTTTCTTCTACATATCCACATGCATTTTCCCTTGTCAGTGAGAATAACACCTCAAATCAGAGCTGGGCACCTTCAAAGTGCGAGAACTCCGGTTGGCTGCTATtgcaaaaaaaagagatttggaTGGCCGATAAGCTGCAAATTAGACAATGGCTCAACAATCACTTCTGTCAATTCTACTATTGGAACTTGAAAAGTATGCAACACCGCTGTAAAGACTGTAATGTCGTGCGGCAAATGTGGGAATGAACTTTACAAGGAGTAAGACATGACATCACAAACACGCATGGCAAAGATGATACATTGGTGAATTGGTGGATTAGGCGAACATCACAAGGAGAAAAGCATAAAACGTAGATCATGAAATCAATTCATATGCTAGTGACTTGAGGGATATGATGTGAGCGGAATAAAAGAGTACCACACCTATTGACCCAAGACCATCGATGAAATCAGGGTGTGTAGCATGTGTGTCTATAAAGATATCACAAGAATATCCATTAGATAAAAACTGCTCGACgtgtatttttctctctttgttCCTGTGTTGTTGGGTCCATCCTTCTTTCAACAACGCTAATTTCTGAACGGATAAATGCATTTTTCGTTGTTTTCTACGGTAAAACCACAGGCGGGTATAGGATTTGTGCAAAGAAAAGATCAGAGGTGGATCATGACATAATAAGGAGGTGCTAGTATACCTGCATATTACGTGGTGGTCGTTGGCGCTTCCGCCAAATTGGAGACCGAGGACCCCACACCGCGCCACCACCTCAAAAAGAGAATTTCTTTTCGAGAAGTAAAacgaaataataaaataaagaaaaggaaaggaaaatacACGTAGTACAAACGAGCcagcggcgagggcgaggcgagTTTATCTAGCCAGCGGCGGCCCACCgcccaatctctctctctctctcctcctcggccgcgtAAAACACctcccaccgcctcctccaccccctcctccccccgcaGAGCCGAAACCCTAACTCCGCCGATCTCTCCAGGTGCccaaggggagggaggggatggcggcggcaccGGGGGCGGGagggcagggcggcggcgggatggacgCCGTCCTCCTCGACGATATCATCCGCCGCCTGCTCGAGGTGCGGACGGCGCGCCCGGGGAAGCAGGTGCAGCTCTCCGAGTCGGAGATCCGCCAGCTCTGCACTGTATCCCGAGAAATCTTCCTCAGCCAGCCCAATCTCCTCGAGCTCGAGGCGCCCATCAAGATCTGCGGTACGtgctcgcccccccccccccccccccccaaccctcTCCCGCCGTCGTGTAGATCTGCTTTGGCCGCGCGGCCGAAAGCTGGTGTGTTGTGGGGGGAGACTGCTTCTCTGTGTCGCGGCCTTGAACAAGGCTAGCATCAATCTGTCTCTCTTGGAAAGTATGGTCAAGGGCgttatctattttttttgcaacttttttCTCGATTGTAGTTCTCGTGAGGTAGATTTTTATTGAACAGGTTGTTTCGTGAACATTTTCAAAACGAGCACATTCACAAGGGCTGAGTGAGATTTCCTTTAATTCTGACTgtgttatttcaaattttattagTTCGCTTGATATTTTAATTTTCGGTATTGTTCGTGTGCACAGCAGCTTCTATTGTCTAGCGCCATCTGATTCTACTAGATAATTAAACCTATCTGTCCTGACAACTGTTCGTCCATAGATGATTTGTAACAACATCTAGTTAGGCACGGCAGAGTGTAGATAGGGTCATGTTGAATTGTTTTCTCCTGATGACACTGATTAATGATGAAACGTCAACCACTTTGTACATGCCAATTTGAAAATGACTTCAAGTTTGTTGACTTGATTTTCTGTGGTCAGTGAGTTAATAGTAAATGTGGGCAGCTGTAACCACTTCCAGGTTTGCAGCCGTATTGAAATTCCCAACCATGAATTCGTAATTCTGCAGTAGTTTCCTTAGCAATATGATCTACTGAGCATTTGCTCATTGAGAACACCAGTTGGTAGACTATTTATTTGCTACTTTCATGTATTGTTAGTATTTTTATCCTCTGCTGTTGAATTGCTGGCATTGCATCATATTCGGTGAAACATTGTAATCATGAAAATGAGATTATCTATATTAGCGGTAGCACTAATCATCCCGTAAGGTAGTGCCTCCTTTTCCGTTCCCAGCAACcatcctgtttttttttttctgttcctgTCCCTCCACTTCGGCATCCCCTCTCCCGTGATCCTGTCTTTTATCTGAATAAAAAGTTACTATCCTGGTATCCCCTGCCGCCCTCCTGCTTTTTAAGTCCGTCCACTTCTGCATCTCTCTCTGGTCCGAGTAAAATAATTACAACTTTGagatttattcttttttttttataaaaaatactgTATGTTATCTGAGTAAAAAAATACTTCTATAAGTTCAATTAAAAAACCCACTCCCTATTAAGGTGGATCAGTGGTAAAAGAAATTATACACATTCGTCTTGTCTTTGCGTTTAGGTTCATTAGTGATGTTGTGATTAGTAACATATTTACTCCGATCTTCcggacaacaaaaaaaaagacgagTAAATCTTACACCGACGGCTAACCTCACCATAGTAGTGTCCTTGGCTGCAGATCTCCCAGGAGGGGCCAGTTTCCTCCCTGCTCCTCCCGCTGACGGAGATGGAGGAGCTTGGCGAGGTCGGTGGAGTAGGGAAGCACGAGAGGAGCAGATAGCACGGATTGCGTTGATTGCGCAGATCTGTCGCTGATGGCCTCGTCCTTGACCCAACCTCCACCTTGGGCTTTGCTTGCGTTGGAACCTCTGCCTCGCTTCCAATCTGTAGCACACTGCCACAGTCGCCATCGATTTGCAGTTGATCTCCGCCGTGGAAGCACCGCTTGCCAAGGGGTGGGGATATGGTTATGGTGCGCTAGTAAACTCactatgtcccaaaatatagcaagttttagctatgaatctggacaaccacttgtccaaattcatagctaagagttgttatattttgggatggaggtagtagcgGAATGGAACGGATAAGTGGGAGAGCATGGTGTGGCGTAGTGTGTGACGAGGGTATTGGAGGCATGCTACATGAGCTAAATAGGGTGCTAATGCTCTGTGCAGTAATTCTCCTAAATTAGAGTGAATTTCATAAACTGCAATTAATTTATCAAAACCATTGCTTTTCTACAACTTTAGATGGGTATTTCACACAATAGCAAACGATTTATCACAAAACCGCACCTTTAGCCCCCctttgtgtgtatgacaggtgcgACTAAAACTTGCCAGGCAAATAAAATTGCAGTTTTCTGATAAAATCGTACACTATTGTTGCAATTCTCTGAAGTGTCTAGATAAAGTTGCAGTAAATTGATAATTTTGACAAAATAGTTGCAGttatctgaaatttactcttttatatTATCTACTACAGCACCTGTTTGTGTTGTATTCATCTAAAAAAAGGGTTGTGTTTATTGGAGTCCAAAATAATGTTGAGCTCATTTCTACTTAGCGCCTTCTTGGGGAGTTTCAATCTGTAGTGAGCCTGTAAATTTGTAGCTGGTGGCTCTAAGGTGtgtatttaactttttttttcacttgtcATTTGGTATCCAGGTGACATCCATGGTCAGTACAGTGACCTTCTAAGGCTTTTTGAGTATGGTGGTTTTCCCCCAGAAGCCAATTATCTATTCTTAGGTGATTATGTTGATCGAGGCAAACAAAGTTTGGAAACAATATGCCTCCTCCTTGCATACAAAATCAAGTACCCGgagaatttttttcttctcagagGCAATCATGAGTGTGCATCAATAAACAGGATATATGGATTTTATGATGAATGCAAACGCCGATTTAATGTGCGTCTATGGAAGGTCTTCACTGATTGTTTTAACTGTCTCCCTGTGGCTGCGCTAATTGATGATAAAAtattatgcatgcatggtggCCTCTCTCCTGATCTGACACATTTAGATGAGATAAAGAGCTTGCCCCGTCCTACTGATGTACCGGATACAGGTCTGCTATGTGACCTACTTTGGTCAGATCCAGGAAAAGACGTTCAAGGTTGGGGCATGAATGATAGGGGGGTCTCATACACTTTTGGTGCTGACAAAGTTTCAGAATTCCTGGAAAAACATGACCTTGATCTTATTTGCCGGGCACATCAGGTACAATTTTAATGCAACATCTTTTCctttcagtattttttttggtCAACTGAGGTGATCATATTTATATTTCATGTGATGTCAGGTTGTTGAGGATGGATATGAGTTCTTTGCCGACAGACAACTTGTCACCATATTCTCAGCTCCAAACTATTGTGGTGAATTTGATAATGCAGGTGCAATGATGAGTGTTGATGAAACTTTGATGTGTTCTTTTCAAATTCTTAAACCTGCTGAGAGAAAAGGCAAATTTATGGCATCAAACAAAATGTGAAATGGTGAAGCCCATTTCGCTCATAGCGACTCTGAGGTCAGTTGCATTACCTTGTTCCATAAGTTTGCCATATAGTTTGTGTGGCTTGAAAATGTAACATGTTTACTGTGTGCTGCATTTAACTATTCACTTgaaaagttttaaaatgtaTGGTGTATTTGCTCTATGTTTGATGTAGTAATGTGTATCataacttacaactaaattttattttataagtaTGTTAAGTTCTTAGTTTTTCTTATAGTTTGTTGTATGTGTTGGCCTTGATATTTCTCTCCGGAGTAAAATTGGCTCTACCTTATAGGCCATACCTGTATCAGAATTTTATCCCAGTAGCATATggtacacaaaaaaaaagctaccTGTCCATGGAGAGTAAAAGAATTGATTAGGTGCTTTGTTCTCCATTGCTGATGTTATGCAGGTAGGAATACAAAATAGATCCCTAGTCGCCTCCGCGCAAATCTATTTTGTATGTATTACACTAGTTGAGTAGTCATTATCTTTTGAGTAGTCGTTAGTACTCCCTTCAGTCGCAAAAACATATAATGTATTATTCATGATTATACTTTGTTTTGGAAAATTGCTAGCAGAAAATTACTTGTTCTACACTAAGCAATATAATAGTGCAATATAATAGTATTGCTAGTGTTTTTTCACCAATAACATTTTCCAGAATAAAAT from Oryza glaberrima chromosome 3, OglaRS2, whole genome shotgun sequence carries:
- the LOC127766763 gene encoding serine/threonine-protein phosphatase PP1, with product MAAAPGAGGQGGGGMDAVLLDDIIRRLLEVRTARPGKQVQLSESEIRQLCTVSREIFLSQPNLLELEAPIKICGDIHGQYSDLLRLFEYGGFPPEANYLFLGDYVDRGKQSLETICLLLAYKIKYPENFFLLRGNHECASINRIYGFYDECKRRFNVRLWKVFTDCFNCLPVAALIDDKILCMHGGLSPDLTHLDEIKSLPRPTDVPDTGLLCDLLWSDPGKDVQGWGMNDRGVSYTFGADKVSEFLEKHDLDLICRAHQVVEDGYEFFADRQLVTIFSAPNYCGEFDNAGAMMSVDETLMCSFQILKPAERKGKFMASNKM